CTTAGAAGCTCTGACTATAGCGTAGCTATACTTTTTCATATCTTCTAATTCGTCTTCATAGTAAGTTTGTAGGCTAATACTCAACTCACTCGTAGTAGTCTAAATTAACTCTAATTAAGCTCATGACATTCAATTTTAGATAAATTGGAAAGTTCTAACGCCTTCTTTAGGCCTTCAGAATTCTTAACGTATCTAATTAGTGAATCACTGCATAAAAACTTTTTGTAATCACCAATTTTTTCTTTTAGCTTTATATCGGCAAGTCTCTCTAAATCGGAGTATAGTAGGAGGTCTCTTCTACTTATTCCAAATAAAAAATAATCGTCTGGTATGTTAAGTTCTTTAGGTAATGTTAATTTATTAAGTCTCTCAAGAAATGAATTAGTTATATTGTCATGCAATGAAGAATATCTATATATTCTTTTTAATTTTGCAATAAAATAGATACCTAATATTATAGGAAGATATGAATAATGAATTCTACGGTATTTAAAATATAAATTATAAACTTCTCTCCAGTTGAATCCACATCCTCTTATAGTATCGATAAAATTATTAATGTTTCTGAGCAGAAGCTTTGTACCATGAGCATATCTAGATTCCCTCTCCTTGGTTGCTTTACCCTTATATATGCTCTTGCCTACTATTACTGGGATATAGTAATCAAATCCAATTCTATTTATAAGTTCTACGTCTTCCGCTCCATTTAAATCTCTCCATCCACCTTTATTTACAATATATTCTTTCTTCCCAATAAATAACCAATGTGCATATGTTATTTTATCTAATGAAGACCATTCAGTTATTCGATGAAAATTCTCGTTATATTCTACATCTAGATCGAAAAAGCTAGTTTTTGAATTATCGGGACAGTGTCTAAGAGAATAATCCCTTCCTTTTCCTCTACTGCTTCTTAGTCTATATAATATTAGATTATATTCTTTTTTTATCTCTTGTAATTTCTCCCATGTCCCGTCAGTTGAGTAATTATCAGTGATAACAATCACATAATCTGGTCTCCAAATACTTTTAATTGAGTACTCGATAGTATTGTAATTATTATACACAGTACCATAAATACAAATATTACTCATCAATTATCATAGAACATTAGTAAAATATTCTTTAAAAATTATTCTCTTAGGCTCACATATATGATAACCATCATAATAAATAATATAAGATTTATTTTAACTTTGTTCTCAGATACAAGATTAACGAATTCTCCATTTGCCAACGTAAGCAGATTTTTAAATACGTACATGATAGTAATATATTTTACTTTAAACTAGAAAAAGATCTTAATGCGATTTATTCTTGAAAAACTAATCAAAAATAATTGAGATAGGTAAATGATATAAAAATACACGCTATGTATGATAAGATTCAAACAGAGAAATCAGCACGATAATTCACAATAACTCTTATTTACTGTAATATATTATTAGTTGCGCCATAAATTGGATCATATTATTGAACCTCAGTTTGGAAAAAAAGTTATTAATAGTAGTTCTCTATCAGCATTGCAAATGACCTAATTTTTACATATAATGATCAAATCAAATATTTTTTAGCATTATAATGATACCTCCGGCTTAAAGAAAACTTCATCATCTATCTTTATCTTTTTGAATTTTATACCATAGGCATCATAAAGTACATCCTCTGAAAGGTCAGAGATACTTCCATCATATTTTAATTGTCCCTTGTTAATGATAATCACTTTATCAGCATATCTTAATACTTCTAGTTCATGAGAAGTAATGAGAAATGTTTTATCAAATTTCCTAAGAATTCTCATTATATTAAATCTATTTTTTATGTCTAGGTTTGAAAGAGGTTCGTCCATGATTACATTCTCACCCTCAGCCAGAGCTTTTGATATGAGGACTAGTTTTTTCTCCCCAGAACTTAGAGTAGAGAAGTCTCTATCCAAAAATTCAATTAGATTCAGTTCCTTTATAAAATAATAGTAATTAGCTCTCTTACGGCCAGACATTATAACATCTATCACTTTCATCTTAGGTGAGAAAAATTCTGCGGGAACAAAAGAGACGCTTCCGTTAATTATTATCTCCCCCTTATATTTCATCATTCCTATAATAGCTTTCAATAACGTAGTCTTTCCGCTCCCATTAGGTCCTAAAATTACGTTAATACCTTTACTAGCACTAAAAGAAATATTTGACAAGATATTTTTGTTACCGATATTAACGCTAATACTCTTCACTATTAGCATCTCTCCTCACCAGCGCAAACATCATTATAGGAGAACCTACTATCGAGAGAATAGCGGTTAAGGGAATATAGTATCCAAAAACTCCATGAGATACAATGTTACTTAAGATTAAGATTGCTGAACCTACTATCGACGAATATACTACAAGAATCTTAGTATTTCCCCCAATTAATCTTCTGACAATATGTGGAACTATTATACCTAGAAATCCGATTATACCAGCTATTGATACGCAGAAGGAAACTACAAGACTTATAAACAGCAACCAAAATATTCTTTGCCTACTTGGATTTATACCTTGCGAAAAGCAAATTTCATCACTAATCGCTAATAAATCTATTAATCGAGAATTCGATAGGCTAAAGTATAGTAAGAGAATAGCTAGTATTAATAATATTATTACGTTAAACCAACCGACTATACTAATATCTCCCAGAAGCCAGAAGGTTAGTGGAGGTATTTGAGGATATTTAGAACTCATAATAGATAATATGATCTCTATTAAGGATGAAAATATGAAAGAGACTAGAACTCCACCTATGATAAGACCAAGATACCCAGTCCTCTTACCTATTAGAATTGTGATTAAGGTTGCTAAAGTTGAAGTAAAAAATGCTACCAGAGGTTGAAAGAACACCAACCAAGAAAAGGGTAAATTAAATAATAATAAAAAATACGTAAGTACTGCGCCGAAGGCTCCGCCTGAAGCGGTTCCGCTTATATAGGGATCTATTAAAGGATTCCTTAATAACATTTGTAAGATAGCCCCAGCCGTAGATAAGATTATACCTATAAGCAACGTAGCAATCAGCGTAGGTAATCTTATATTAAATAAAATATAGGCGTAAATTCCAGTAGGGTGAAATATCTCTCTTATTGGAATTGTAACATCTCCATATATTAGTCCAACAAAAATTGAGATAGGAAATAATGTTAGTAATAAATAAAAAAATGGATTTTGATTTTTCATCTTAAAACACCGGTAGTGTGACATTAAGCTCTTTTATCACCCAACTATCTGAAATATAATGTGGAGCTTCACCTTCAAGAATAAGTTTAATCATTTGAATAGAATAGACTGAAAGTGGGCCAGGTTCATTAAATAGATTAGTAGCTAAGTTCCCCATAATGTAAACCTTACTGGAATTCATCCCCTTATACTGAGATATGAGATATTGAGTATATGACAAATTATATTCCTCTTGTGCAATTATAACTGATGGTTTAGCTAATAATAATGATGATGGTGTTAATAGTGGATATCCAGAGTAATTAGCGAACACATTTGTTCCACCTGATTGCACTATTATACTATTTATAAATACGTTTCCTCCAGCGGTATAGAAGCTCAGATCGGGACATATCCATAAGAGATAAGCTACACTTACGTTTCCAGTAATGGAGAAATTACTTATTTTCTCGTTCATCCAATCTATAAGTTGTTGTGCCCCATTAGTATCATTGAAGAATTCTCCAATTTTTAATATACAATTTTCTATCTGAGAATATGAATTGGCAAAGTCATTATTTGTAACTAAAACATTAAGACCAGATTCCTTTAGCTGTTGTAAGTAACTCCCTATTAATCCCTCCTCTACTACAACTACAGTAGGGTGCAATAATAGTAGTCCGGAGATATTTGGAGGAGATATTTGACTAAATATTGTAACGTTAGATGGAATGTCCTTAGTAAGATTAAGAGATTCTAGAAGTTGATAGGAATAATAGTCAACTCCTACAATATATTTACCTAAACCTAAGCTTATCAGAATTTGTGTGTCGCTTGGTGCAAGCGATATAATTCGAAGATTTCTGCTTATAGTCGTAATCTGAGGAGAAGTTGATAAAGTTTTATAATAGTAATAGATAGAAACCAAACTAAGAACTAGAATTACAACAATCATTGTTCCAACTATCTTTAAGTCTGTCATAATATATGGATAAACTGTCCATATTATAAATCTTTTGCCGTTACATAAACAAAGCTTCTATAAAAAAACTATATTATCAGTAGTTCAAATAATAGCGTTAAATTATCGTCGTTTATGAATAAATAGCAAATATACGTATAACAATAACAGCTCTTTATCTTTCGTAGAAATATAAAATCCATATAACTTATATATAACTAATAAAAATTAAAATAAATATCATTAAACAAGTGTCATATATTTTGAAATATGTGATTCTAATATTTTTAAATATTTTACTGAGATGATATATTGACATAAATTACTCTCCGCCTAATATCTATGACATTCCTTTTTAATTGTTATTATTTATATTACTATCTATTTTTGCTTCTTCCTCTTTCTACAGTCTTACTTACTAGTGCACCTATAAAAAATAGGGTAGATAACGTTATCCCTATCACAGTTTCTATTATACCACCAGTAGTACCTGGAGAAATTATCCATGCTATTATAAAAGAAACTAAAACACCCCATCTCCAATTTTGAAGCCATGTCTTAGATTTTACGACGCCAATAGCTGTTAATCCCGTCATTATAAGTGGAAGTTCAAATGCTAGGCCAGTTGCTATTAGTAGTGTCATAACAGTGCTCACAAAGGATCTCAGACCTAAAGTTGGTTCTACTGCAGAGCCTAAAGCACTAGCGTATAAGAGTATTATTCGCAGCATAAAGGGAATTAAAAGAAAATAAGCAAATGCTGAACCGAGACCAAAAAGTACGAATGCAGGAATTATAGTGCGCTTTAAAAACCTCTTTTCATGTTCGTAAAGACCGGGAGCAACAAAAGCCCAGATTTCTCTCACGATAATGGGGATTGATGTAAATATAGCTAGATATAGAGAAATATAAAAAGACGCGAACAGCGGATCAAAAAGGTTAATTATTATTAACTTTACGCCCTTAGGCAATTCATTATAGATAAAAAGTTGTGTTAGTTGGACTGAAATACTATTAAATAAGGATGGATAAGGAATAGGGATGGTTGATATTACATATTTAAGTCCAAAAAACGGAAAGGGTAGGTAAATAGTGACCAATTCTATACCTATCATGAAATAAATGAGGAAGGTGACTAAAAGCGAAACTAGTATTCTCCTTAATCTATATGCGAGTTCTCTTAAATGCTCTATTAGAGGCCTTTCTTCAAATTTCTCAACCTCTCTAATTCTTTCCGTCACTTGTCTTCAACCTCTCTAGCTCCTCTTGTAGCTGCCTTATTTTAGCTTCTAACTCCTTTACTCTATCTTCACTAACACTTTTTACATATTTAAAAGTCGTTGTTGGATTTTCATCAACACTGTTTAACTCTCTCATTAATTCACTCCTAAATTCCTCCTGCCTTTTCTTCATTTCTCCAAGGAATTTTCCTATTGACCTCGCAGTCTTTCCCGCATTTTTATCCCCTGCCATCAGAAGTATGAAAACTACTACCACCACTAGGAAGTCACTTAGATTATTAATCATCCATTGGTCACCTCAACAAAAAAAGTTATTTTTGTTTACCCCAATAGTAAATATTGATTTATTGACTCTGCTTAGATTTCTTCAATTCTTCTAATTGTTTTTGTAATTCAGCTATTTGCTTCTCCAAATCCTCAACTCTGCTTTCCTTTTGTTGAACTAATGGCTGTTGTAGAGCTTGTTGTTGTAATTGCTGTAGCTCCATTTCAGACTCCATCCTACCCTTCTTAAACTCACCTACGGCCCTACCCATCGATCTAAACAGTTCAGGTATTTTAGAAGCTCCGAAGAACAATACTGCAATTACTACCAATATTATTATCCAATCGTAAGGATTTGTAAGCATTTACTGCACCTTAAAAAGTAAATCGTATTATAAGGTTAAAAACTTTATCTTCAATATAGTGTATAACATTTATTATCTCGGTTTATTCCATTAATTCACATAATGAGTTTAATATCTTAGCATTATATCTCTTTACCTCTGCCTCGTTAAGTGGAACGCTACTCCTCACTACAAAAATTTCTTTTATACCAGCTGAATAATAAGCCATAACATCATATATAGTATCGCCTATTCCCATACTCTGCTTGGGATCTGCGTTCAATCTTCTGATAGCTTCCAATACTGGCGTGGGATCGGGTTTCCCTATCTTTACATCATCACCAGCAATTAATAAATCCGGTTGAATTTCTATTATTTTCAGGACCTCACTTGCTGATTTGTGCATGGATGAAGTTACTACTGCAATAGGGATCTTTTCATTTTTTAGATAAGCTAGTAGTTCATAGACGCAAGGTTTAGGCTTAGCTAGAGTTTTTATTAATTCAGAATAAATTTGAGTTTTTACTAATGCCAACTTTTCTGCATTTTGATCTCCTACCAAAATTCTAGCTATATCAATAGTTTTTCTACCTAATAGGTACCTTATATCGATCTTAACGTCATATCCTAACTTCTGCAAAGCCATTTCCCACGCTTGCTTATGAATTTCATCAGTATTTGCTAACGTTCCATCTAGATCAAATATTACTGCTTTTTTCACATATTATATCCTTGATAAAGTATATTAAAAATTGACAGACATAGAGCTTAGAAGGTATATAAATAAAAGAGCTTGTGAGAAGTATACCCTAATGCAAGTAATAAGAAAACCAACTAGGATGTTATCCGGTGTTACGATAGTCTCGATCATGACACATCCCCACTCTTGCCCACATGGCAAATGCATATTTTGTCCTGGAGGCATAGATGTTGGTACACCACAGAGTTATTATGGCAGGGAACCTACTCTGATGAGAGCTATAGAAAATAGTTACGATCCTTTTCATCAAGTTCAATCAAGGCTAAGACAATATATAGCAAATGGCCACACTCCTAGTAAGGTAGAATTAATAATAATGGGTGGCACATTTCTCTCGCTTCCAATAGATTATCAAGATTGGTTTGTGACATATGCATTAGAGGCTATGAACAGATTCCCAGATTCCAATAAGCCATCATTCATTTATTTAGAGGATGCTCAGTTAAGGAATGAGACAGCTAACATACGATGTGTAGGAATGACTATTGAAACAAAGCCCGATTGGGCAAAAGAATGGCATGCTGATCAAATGTTAAGGTTAGGTGCAACTAAAGTGGAATTAGGTGTACAGACAGTATACGATGATATCTTAAAGTTTACCAACAGAGGTCACACCGTGAAGGATTCCATAGAGGCTACTAGAATTCTAAAAGATGCTGGGTTTAAAGTAGTATATCACGTTATGTTAGGTCTACCTAAATCAGATCCAGATAAAGATTTAGAAGCATTTAGGACATTATTTTCTGATCCCAGTTTCATGCCAGACATGCTAAAAATTTATCCAACATTAGTAGTGGAAACAGCACCTTTAGTAAATCTATGGAAAAGAGGTTTATATAAACCATATGATACAGAAACGCTTATTGAGTTAATATCTGAAATGTATAGGTATATTCCAAAATGGGTTCGTGTAATGAGGATACAAAGGGATATTCCAGCAAATATAATTTTGGATGGAAATAAAAAGGGGAATTTGAGAGAACTTGTTGAGAAAAGAGTGATAGAAAAGGGAATTAAAGTAAACGAGATTAGATTCAGAGAGGCAGGGATGATGTGGCAACATAGGGGTCTATTACCAGACGAAAATAAAGTCAGACTCTATAAGGAAGTTTATGAGGCAAGTGAAGGAACTGAAGTATTTCTATCTTTTGAAGACGATAAGGAGATACTAATAGGATATTTAAGGTTAAGAATACCTTCTCATAAAGCCCACAGGAAAGAGATTAATGGGAGAACTGCAATCGTAAGGGAGTTGCACGTTTATGGAATAGAAGTACCTGTGGGAGCATGGGACGATTTAGCTTTCCAACATAAAGGATATGGAGGGAAATTACTTAGTGAAGCCGAAAAAATAGCTAGAGAAGACTTCGATATAAATAAGATTGTAGTTTTGTCCGGAATAGGAGCACGAGAATACTATGCTAAAAAGGGTTATAAAAAAGAAGGTCCATATATGGTCAAACAACTGTCTTGATTCCATAATATAGAGCGTTATTTGGCAATAAACTTCCCATTCTATAGATCTTGTATACTTTCGTACTAAATCCCATAGATTCCATTACTCTCTTAAGCTCATAAGGATAATAGAGCCTATAAAATCGTCTGACCTCTTTTCCATTGATAATACTTTTCTTAACCAGATATCTTCTAAAAAACGTTCTAAAGTGAACTAGCCATACAGTAACCAATATTTCACCCTTATCTTTTAACACTCTGTAACCTTCATCTAATGCCAGTGAAGGATCCCTTAGATGATGAAGAGAAGCAATATATAATAGAGATGAGAGTGAAGAGTTTCTAAATGGAAGATATTCCATATCTGCGTGGATTAAATTTTCACAACCTCTTTTTTTAGCTTGCATAAGCTGATTTAATGAAAGATCCAAGCAAATTGTTAATTTTCCCTTAAATTGGTAACAATTTTGACCAGAACCGCATCCAATATCCGCTATAACATTCCCAGTAATTAGTCTTATATATGGGTTCGGTTTTCTTCTGTATACTATGTTATCATAGGCTTCCATAAGATCTCGTTTTAGTATAATATCGCTCTCACTTTCATTCTGATATATGGAGTGACACCCCCATGGTCCTCGTCTATAAATACACCTCTGTTTTCTTTAGTTACAGCATCTATAGTGAGTAGCTCTTGGATAGGAATTGCAATTTCTCTAAAGAATACCGAACCTTGGCCTATTTTAATCACACTTCTCGGTGTTATCCTTATACTATTCTGAATCATTTCAGATTTTTTGACGCCTATTGCTATGTAAGCTCCTTTACTCTCTTCAATTAACTCATTAAGAGTCCAATCTCCATTTTTGACTTCTATTGAAAAATAATCGGGCTTAGGCAATACACCTCTAGCATTTCCCGGCTCACCATATTTAGTCGTAAGTGTCCCTAAGTAATTTACAACTATTCCGTCTCCTATTATCTCCTTTCGTTTAGTTTTGACTCCTTCATCATCAAAAGCTGAAAATGTGGAAGAGAACTTATTTAGAGGATTATCGTATACTGTAATTTCACCAAATACCTTTTCATTTAATTTTAATTTCGGAATATTACCATTTAGAAAATTAATTAGAATATAATGAAAAATGGTTGCGACTATTTCAGAATCTAAGATAAAGGTTAGCCTACCACTTTCGGTTAGCATTTGTCTTGAGGCAGGTAGTTTCATCTCGCTAGTCTTCAGATATTCTACAATGGATGGTATATCTTTAGGGTCTCCGGTATATGAGAAACTTAAATCATTATACTTAACGTAATTAACTACCTTTTCTTCATGGCATTCCTTAGCGTCATAGATTGAAATAGTTTTAGAAATTTTCTTACTTATAAGTTTTAATTGATCAGTCTGATCTATGAGGATCTTATTAAGAATTCCAACGTATTGTCCCTTATCTACCCATGTCTTTACTGAT
The nucleotide sequence above comes from Sulfolobus tengchongensis. Encoded proteins:
- a CDS encoding ABC transporter ATP-binding protein — protein: MLIVKSISVNIGNKNILSNISFSASKGINVILGPNGSGKTTLLKAIIGMMKYKGEIIINGSVSFVPAEFFSPKMKVIDVIMSGRKRANYYYFIKELNLIEFLDRDFSTLSSGEKKLVLISKALAEGENVIMDEPLSNLDIKNRFNIMRILRKFDKTFLITSHELEVLRYADKVIIINKGQLKYDGSISDLSEDVLYDAYGIKFKKIKIDDEVFFKPEVSL
- a CDS encoding class I SAM-dependent methyltransferase, which encodes MEAYDNIVYRRKPNPYIRLITGNVIADIGCGSGQNCYQFKGKLTICLDLSLNQLMQAKKRGCENLIHADMEYLPFRNSSLSSLLYIASLHHLRDPSLALDEGYRVLKDKGEILVTVWLVHFRTFFRRYLVKKSIINGKEVRRFYRLYYPYELKRVMESMGFSTKVYKIYRMGSLLPNNALYYGIKTVV
- a CDS encoding ABC transporter substrate-binding protein, with protein sequence MTDLKIVGTMIVVILVLSLVSIYYYYKTLSTSPQITTISRNLRIISLAPSDTQILISLGLGKYIVGVDYYSYQLLESLNLTKDIPSNVTIFSQISPPNISGLLLLHPTVVVVEEGLIGSYLQQLKESGLNVLVTNNDFANSYSQIENCILKIGEFFNDTNGAQQLIDWMNEKISNFSITGNVSVAYLLWICPDLSFYTAGGNVFINSIIVQSGGTNVFANYSGYPLLTPSSLLLAKPSVIIAQEEYNLSYTQYLISQYKGMNSSKVYIMGNLATNLFNEPGPLSVYSIQMIKLILEGEAPHYISDSWVIKELNVTLPVF
- a CDS encoding glycosyltransferase family 2 protein, producing the protein MSNICIYGTVYNNYNTIEYSIKSIWRPDYVIVITDNYSTDGTWEKLQEIKKEYNLILYRLRSSRGKGRDYSLRHCPDNSKTSFFDLDVEYNENFHRITEWSSLDKITYAHWLFIGKKEYIVNKGGWRDLNGAEDVELINRIGFDYYIPVIVGKSIYKGKATKERESRYAHGTKLLLRNINNFIDTIRGCGFNWREVYNLYFKYRRIHYSYLPIILGIYFIAKLKRIYRYSSLHDNITNSFLERLNKLTLPKELNIPDDYFLFGISRRDLLLYSDLERLADIKLKEKIGDYKKFLCSDSLIRYVKNSEGLKKALELSNLSKIECHELN
- a CDS encoding elongator complex protein 3 — translated: MQVIRKPTRMLSGVTIVSIMTHPHSCPHGKCIFCPGGIDVGTPQSYYGREPTLMRAIENSYDPFHQVQSRLRQYIANGHTPSKVELIIMGGTFLSLPIDYQDWFVTYALEAMNRFPDSNKPSFIYLEDAQLRNETANIRCVGMTIETKPDWAKEWHADQMLRLGATKVELGVQTVYDDILKFTNRGHTVKDSIEATRILKDAGFKVVYHVMLGLPKSDPDKDLEAFRTLFSDPSFMPDMLKIYPTLVVETAPLVNLWKRGLYKPYDTETLIELISEMYRYIPKWVRVMRIQRDIPANIILDGNKKGNLRELVEKRVIEKGIKVNEIRFREAGMMWQHRGLLPDENKVRLYKEVYEASEGTEVFLSFEDDKEILIGYLRLRIPSHKAHRKEINGRTAIVRELHVYGIEVPVGAWDDLAFQHKGYGGKLLSEAEKIAREDFDINKIVVLSGIGAREYYAKKGYKKEGPYMVKQLS
- a CDS encoding HAD family phosphatase — translated: MKKAVIFDLDGTLANTDEIHKQAWEMALQKLGYDVKIDIRYLLGRKTIDIARILVGDQNAEKLALVKTQIYSELIKTLAKPKPCVYELLAYLKNEKIPIAVVTSSMHKSASEVLKIIEIQPDLLIAGDDVKIGKPDPTPVLEAIRRLNADPKQSMGIGDTIYDVMAYYSAGIKEIFVVRSSVPLNEAEVKRYNAKILNSLCELME
- a CDS encoding twin-arginine translocase TatA/TatE family subunit gives rise to the protein MLTNPYDWIIILVVIAVLFFGASKIPELFRSMGRAVGEFKKGRMESEMELQQLQQQALQQPLVQQKESRVEDLEKQIAELQKQLEELKKSKQSQ
- a CDS encoding iron ABC transporter permease encodes the protein MKNQNPFFYLLLTLFPISIFVGLIYGDVTIPIREIFHPTGIYAYILFNIRLPTLIATLLIGIILSTAGAILQMLLRNPLIDPYISGTASGGAFGAVLTYFLLLFNLPFSWLVFFQPLVAFFTSTLATLITILIGKRTGYLGLIIGGVLVSFIFSSLIEIILSIMSSKYPQIPPLTFWLLGDISIVGWFNVIILLILAILLLYFSLSNSRLIDLLAISDEICFSQGINPSRQRIFWLLFISLVVSFCVSIAGIIGFLGIIVPHIVRRLIGGNTKILVVYSSIVGSAILILSNIVSHGVFGYYIPLTAILSIVGSPIMMFALVRRDANSEEY
- the tatC gene encoding twin-arginine translocase subunit TatC; amino-acid sequence: MTERIREVEKFEERPLIEHLRELAYRLRRILVSLLVTFLIYFMIGIELVTIYLPFPFFGLKYVISTIPIPYPSLFNSISVQLTQLFIYNELPKGVKLIIINLFDPLFASFYISLYLAIFTSIPIIVREIWAFVAPGLYEHEKRFLKRTIIPAFVLFGLGSAFAYFLLIPFMLRIILLYASALGSAVEPTLGLRSFVSTVMTLLIATGLAFELPLIMTGLTAIGVVKSKTWLQNWRWGVLVSFIIAWIISPGTTGGIIETVIGITLSTLFFIGALVSKTVERGRSKNR
- a CDS encoding metallopeptidase TldD-related protein produces the protein MVLENVKYHEDVIEAEYSTEGYSVINYQKSYTLTRALINGKWRVYNGDKLESTQKIKEFEICESSSHESVKTWVDKGQYVGILNKILIDQTDQLKLISKKISKTISIYDAKECHEEKVVNYVKYNDLSFSYTGDPKDIPSIVEYLKTSEMKLPASRQMLTESGRLTFILDSEIVATIFHYILINFLNGNIPKLKLNEKVFGEITVYDNPLNKFSSTFSAFDDEGVKTKRKEIIGDGIVVNYLGTLTTKYGEPGNARGVLPKPDYFSIEVKNGDWTLNELIEESKGAYIAIGVKKSEMIQNSIRITPRSVIKIGQGSVFFREIAIPIQELLTIDAVTKENRGVFIDEDHGGVTPYIRMKVRAILY